The sequence TATTATTCTTATTCATTTAAGAAACTCTTCCTAGGTGAAATAAACATGTCATATGGGAATAACTTTTATTGACTATTTTCAGCATCTATTTTTTAATTCATGGCAGTTTAAAAACATCCTTTGCCATGATGATTATAATAAAACGGAAGAGGAAGAAGTTGATTTTTTCTAAGTAAACGGTTAAATAAATTCAATGAGTGGTTAAAAATAAAAAAAGAAATATTTTTTTGTGACAGCGCTAACAATACAATTGTTAAACTATTAATAGGTTGAGCGTTAATGACTGGTTAAAAATGTTATTATTGTAAAATAATAAACATTATTAATATAGGTAAAAATAAAAATGTTACTGTTTAATCAAAGTAACGTGAAGTCAGAATGACAGTTAAATGAATAAACAAATAGAATAAACGCTAAAAAATTAAATAATCAGCATATCTTATCGGTAATCATATATTAATATCCTTAATAACAAATTATTTTATTTATAATCAATAGTAAATGTTGCTGTTGCATTAACCGTTCCAGCAGAAATACTATTCCCAGTCTGATAATATTTTGCACTATAAGTCAATTGTTTAAAAAAATCTATATCCAGTTTTTTATTAAATATTATAGGTGTATTCTTCGCAAAAATCTGAATCCCAACCCCAGTTGCTGAGGAATTTTTATCCGCTGGTATAACACCATTTGAATCTCCCCCCTGCCAGGTAATATAAGCTTGGTTAACACCTTTACAGTTTACATCAATATTAAAATTCCGCTCTCCGGTGGTACTTCCTTTACCTTTAAAATTATTTTTAAATACTGTCCCCATCTGAACATTTAATTTTGGTGTTTTTATTTTGCATGACTGTTCCTTAATTTTAAATTTAGGAATATGATAAGTAAATAATGTTTCTCCCGTATCCTGGTTTCCATCGCGGTGAGCAAGCGTTATTTTTATGGGATTCACTTCTCCAGCTTGAAAATCAGGATAAATAATTATAGTAAAACGACCAATAAATATTTTTTTATTACCTTCATCAATCCTTCTATAACCATTTAATTCCATTTTTTTTGCTCCAGATCCTTTTCGTTCAAGCTTCCAGCGCAATTTCACACCGTTAAGATTTGTATTGAAATAATACCCATTGACTGATTTTATTCCTTCAATAGATTTAACATAGACATAGTTATCACCTTTCTGCTGGCAATTAATCTTAATTTCACTGCCAATTTTTCTTACTTTATAGGGGAAATGGGTATTATCATAATGAACTGATAATTCATCAAATACGATATTTTGTTCTGTGATATCAGCTGAACATTTTCCCGCAATAGCAAATGATATATAACTTTGAATTAAAATAAAAATTAACAATAAATATATCTTAAATTTAAATGACATATAATTCCTATTATAATTTATACGGAAAAATGTTTATCTATATAACAATCAGCATCGATTTCTAATATATCTAATTCTTTTGCTAGTTTAGAAAGATCTAATTTGACGTAACACTGTTGCTGTTCATTTTTTCCCCATTGAACTTTTATGTTGGCTAAATCAGGTACTGCATTTAAATATAATTCTCCATCATCACCAACAATGCCATGGCTATCACCATCAATTAATGTGGCAATCGCGCCAAAAGGGACTGGCTTATTATTTTGCGATAATTTGACCAATATACGATTACCACGACGCACATGAAAATTAACCGTTGCAACCGCCCCTCTGGTTGGTACCACTTTTTGCACCGGATTATCAATATCCACTCCATTGGCTAATGATTCAGTATCAATGGTAATATAGTTATAATTATACGGTTCGCTATAGGGGATCACCGCATAACCGCGTGCATCAGTTTTAACACCACGATGATTTAATATTTTGGTTTCCATCGCCCCATCAGCTTTAACTAATATGACCGTTTCCCCTAATGGTTGAGAAAAAACAATCCCATTCCGATGAACAATCATGCCACCTGAAAGCCCATAATTAAAAGAACGTTCGTTATTGTTATAATTATACCCTACATTCATACGAGCCAGGTTATTGCTATAATTCAAAGAAATACCACCACCTAATTCTTTTAAACTAGTATAATTATTATCTAATCGAACATTATATAATAATTCATCATTACCTAATAAACTGCCATTAATGGCTAATTGCTGCCCATTTATTGTATTATTATTAATATTATATGTGATCCAACCACTAGGTAACCATTTACTGAAGGGTACAGAAACATTAAATGCAATTTGCTTATCTTTATTTTCAGTAGATTCATCATTATTATTAAAAAATAAATTTATTCCAAAGGTAATATCAGCAATATTAATATTGTAGCCGGCAGACAATGATTGAGTAGTGCCTTTTTTTCGGCGATAATTCTGCCAATAAGCAGAAAAATAAAA is a genomic window of Arsenophonus apicola containing:
- a CDS encoding fimbrial protein; translated protein: MSFKFKIYLLLIFILIQSYISFAIAGKCSADITEQNIVFDELSVHYDNTHFPYKVRKIGSEIKINCQQKGDNYVYVKSIEGIKSVNGYYFNTNLNGVKLRWKLERKGSGAKKMELNGYRRIDEGNKKIFIGRFTIIIYPDFQAGEVNPIKITLAHRDGNQDTGETLFTYHIPKFKIKEQSCKIKTPKLNVQMGTVFKNNFKGKGSTTGERNFNIDVNCKGVNQAYITWQGGDSNGVIPADKNSSATGVGIQIFAKNTPIIFNKKLDIDFFKQLTYSAKYYQTGNSISAGTVNATATFTIDYK